The following are encoded together in the Flavobacterium sp. TR2 genome:
- a CDS encoding DUF262 domain-containing protein, giving the protein MKFTNQTILGFFDSSQKNYIIPVYQRAYSWERDQWRDLLDDLREQTQGGNDYFFGNILLETISEDRTYEIIDGQQRLTTLTILIRSILDVVMERQKNGEMIELEAREKESLYFKISGNKKLRPVDYDRACYDALIIEGNNSFITSSISQKKIKDAKIYFNKEVQKLTSELILDLLKKIETTKLTTIALEQKKDAALMFELQNNRGRDLTNMEKLKSYFMYQMYVFSKAEETNSNIESISNIFKLIYVMINDIKLNEDSVLIYHCNAFLKKGYGYRTLDDIKEEYKKSSDKVDWIIKFTNELHTTFSNIKKLENCTNKYYHKLIQLKIPAFIYPFFIKGYKYFGDDNDKMDKLFKMMEILVFRYNLINSRADIVARLNEVLVGFKGNIDNLLISLKSKLNESWYWGDERTKNYLNEWMYENSVLNYLLWEYETNIQNTGYVIGTMSLDREQIEHISPQTPPNNEKIASGYDVNDDNLYSDNFKNNYLNCLGNLMLISGSHNASIGNQPFKNKLASYNNNPLLNQQGEIKLYYSGKEDDPIWDIEAINKRHDKIHRFAVKRWSFPLLEI; this is encoded by the coding sequence ATGAAATTTACTAATCAAACTATTTTAGGCTTTTTTGATAGTTCTCAAAAAAACTATATTATACCTGTTTATCAAAGAGCATATTCTTGGGAAAGAGATCAATGGAGAGATTTATTGGATGATTTGAGAGAACAAACACAAGGAGGGAATGATTATTTTTTTGGAAATATTCTTCTAGAGACAATTTCGGAGGATAGAACATATGAAATTATAGATGGTCAACAAAGACTAACTACACTCACAATACTTATTAGATCAATTTTGGATGTTGTTATGGAGCGACAAAAAAATGGAGAAATGATTGAATTAGAAGCTAGAGAAAAAGAGTCTTTATATTTTAAAATCAGCGGGAATAAAAAATTAAGACCAGTCGATTATGATCGTGCATGTTATGACGCATTAATAATTGAAGGTAATAATTCGTTTATTACTTCTTCGATATCTCAAAAGAAAATAAAAGATGCTAAAATCTATTTTAATAAGGAAGTTCAAAAGTTAACTTCGGAATTAATTTTAGATTTATTGAAAAAAATAGAAACTACTAAATTAACTACTATTGCTCTCGAACAAAAGAAAGATGCGGCATTAATGTTTGAACTACAAAATAATAGAGGAAGAGATTTAACCAACATGGAGAAGCTTAAATCATACTTTATGTATCAAATGTATGTCTTTAGTAAAGCTGAAGAAACAAATTCGAATATCGAAAGTATTTCGAATATATTTAAGTTGATTTATGTTATGATAAATGATATAAAATTAAATGAAGATAGTGTCTTAATTTATCATTGTAATGCTTTTTTAAAAAAGGGGTATGGATATCGAACACTGGATGATATTAAAGAGGAATATAAAAAGTCATCTGACAAAGTTGATTGGATTATTAAATTTACGAACGAATTGCATACTACTTTTTCGAATATCAAAAAATTGGAAAATTGTACTAATAAATATTATCATAAGTTAATTCAATTGAAAATACCAGCTTTTATATACCCTTTTTTTATAAAAGGATATAAATATTTTGGAGATGATAATGATAAGATGGATAAATTGTTTAAAATGATGGAAATATTAGTATTCCGTTATAATTTGATAAATAGTAGAGCAGACATAGTGGCTAGGCTCAATGAAGTTTTAGTGGGGTTTAAAGGAAACATTGATAATTTGTTGATAAGCCTTAAATCCAAATTAAATGAAAGCTGGTATTGGGGAGATGAAAGAACTAAAAATTATTTAAATGAATGGATGTATGAGAATTCTGTTCTTAACTATTTGCTTTGGGAATATGAAACTAATATTCAGAATACTGGTTATGTAATAGGTACGATGTCATTAGATAGAGAACAGATAGAACATATTTCTCCTCAAACTCCTCCTAATAACGAAAAGATTGCCTCTGGTTATGATGTCAATGATGATAATTTATATTCTGATAATTTTAAAAATAATTATTTGAACTGTTTAGGGAATTTAATGTTGATTTCTGGTTCTCATAATGCATCAATAGGAAATCAACCATTTAAGAATAAATTGGCGTCTTATAATAATAACCCATTGCTTAATCAACAAGGAGAAATTAAATTATATTATAGTGGAAAAGAAGACGATCCGATTTGGGATATAGAGGCTATTAATAAAAGACACGATAAAATACATCGGTTTGCTGTGAAGAGATGGAGTTTTCCTCTTTTAGAAATTTAG
- a CDS encoding GNAT family N-acetyltransferase, whose product MNQDTKNISIRRALTTDLPRLAELLQLLVKAERPFDVTLKDGELFYYDIEELILDSKSEVLVIDFNNQIIGCGYAQIRQGKSYQKHDFFGHLGFMFVDPEFRGRGLNNLLIDHLKKWILSQGITEVRLEVYHENNAAVNAYKKAGFKPILTTMRCDLSEMDGNI is encoded by the coding sequence ATGAATCAAGACACAAAAAATATATCGATCAGGCGAGCTCTAACTACCGATTTACCTAGACTTGCCGAATTGCTGCAATTATTAGTAAAGGCAGAAAGACCCTTTGACGTAACACTAAAAGACGGAGAGCTTTTTTATTATGATATAGAGGAGCTTATTTTAGATAGCAAGTCAGAAGTTTTGGTTATAGACTTTAACAATCAAATTATTGGTTGCGGATATGCCCAAATCCGACAAGGCAAATCTTACCAAAAACATGATTTTTTTGGACATCTAGGTTTTATGTTTGTCGATCCGGAATTTAGAGGACGAGGGCTTAATAATCTATTAATTGACCATCTAAAAAAATGGATTTTATCTCAGGGAATAACCGAGGTTAGATTAGAGGTATACCATGAAAACAACGCAGCGGTCAACGCTTATAAAAAGGCTGGATTTAAACCAATATTGACAACCATGCGCTGTGATTTAAGCGAAATGGATGGTAATATTTAA
- a CDS encoding flagellar motor protein MotB yields the protein MQKKLAILVLLIVFSFRAASQNETFYKTDKVGDKYAYVDVIKTYERVAAKGYKSVDLFQKLGNSSYSNCELEKAAEWYSKLFSLTTDLEPVYYYRYAESLRFICENAKADAIIEKLKRKPKTTIKTKV from the coding sequence ATGCAGAAAAAACTAGCTATTTTAGTATTGTTAATCGTATTTTCATTTCGTGCAGCTTCACAAAATGAAACCTTTTATAAAACCGATAAAGTCGGCGATAAGTACGCCTATGTGGATGTGATAAAAACTTACGAAAGGGTGGCTGCAAAAGGCTACAAATCGGTAGACTTGTTTCAAAAACTGGGAAATTCATCGTATTCAAATTGCGAACTCGAAAAAGCAGCCGAATGGTACAGCAAACTATTTTCCCTTACCACAGATTTAGAACCTGTATATTATTACCGTTATGCAGAATCGTTGCGATTTATTTGTGAAAACGCAAAAGCCGATGCTATTATCGAAAAATTAAAGCGTAAACCAAAAACGACTATAAAAACTAAAGTTTAA
- a CDS encoding Hint domain-containing protein, with product MESGSDKLLKDLSLKCTAGDTKIATSSGERSILDFEIGDSVLAFSVKLESNRLELSSSEAKVTFSSGTTEKAQELYVLLENSREIVCTREQPFLLKNGKYARGSELRPGQELVDGQGNAVRIKTISLRKYSGIIYNISVGDYKFTSPNGHLLLAQGVIIGDFAFQVSFDFLPNSLKE from the coding sequence ATGGAATCAGGTTCCGATAAATTATTAAAAGATTTATCTCTTAAATGTACAGCAGGAGACACTAAAATTGCTACTTCTTCAGGAGAAAGATCTATTTTAGATTTCGAAATAGGAGACTCAGTTTTGGCATTTTCTGTAAAATTAGAATCAAACCGACTTGAATTATCTTCATCAGAAGCAAAAGTTACTTTTAGCAGTGGCACGACAGAGAAAGCTCAGGAACTTTATGTTCTTTTAGAGAATTCTCGAGAAATTGTTTGCACTCGAGAGCAGCCCTTTTTACTTAAAAATGGCAAATATGCTAGAGGTTCAGAATTAAGACCAGGACAGGAACTTGTAGATGGGCAAGGCAACGCTGTTAGGATTAAAACTATTTCGTTGAGAAAATACTCTGGAATAATTTATAACATTTCTGTTGGTGATTATAAATTTACCAGTCCTAATGGCCATTTATTATTGGCTCAAGGAGTCATAATAGGAGATTTTGCTTTTCAGGTGTCTTTTGATTTTCTTCCCAATAGTTTAAAAGAATAG
- a CDS encoding secretion protein, with amino-acid sequence MTKFTKAGLVAAFFLATVFTYAIDGKGDYILNIKTGNGKVVSFTLDTVENASFSIYDENHNLLYAGESAADKLEVSKTISLESFPAGTYVLEVKANDKIAKHEIKVAAKKVKTVKLDQSVNQSPAFRR; translated from the coding sequence ATGACAAAATTTACCAAAGCTGGTTTAGTTGCTGCCTTTTTTTTAGCGACTGTGTTTACCTACGCCATTGATGGAAAAGGTGATTACATTTTAAATATCAAAACAGGAAACGGAAAAGTAGTTAGCTTTACTTTAGACACTGTAGAAAATGCATCTTTCTCTATCTACGACGAGAATCACAACTTACTTTATGCGGGAGAGTCTGCAGCAGACAAATTGGAAGTTTCTAAAACAATTAGTTTAGAAAGTTTTCCTGCTGGAACTTATGTTCTTGAAGTGAAAGCAAATGACAAAATTGCGAAACACGAAATTAAAGTTGCTGCTAAAAAAGTTAAGACTGTAAAGTTAGACCAATCTGTAAACCAGAGTCCGGCTTTCCGTCGTTAA
- a CDS encoding T9SS type A sorting domain-containing protein has protein sequence MKKIAKLSLVAALLFTGISTYAIDGNGEFNLHVLKANGKLITFALNKVQKANLAIYDNDGTLIYSESASGKDGILRTFSLEEFPEGTYFLEVEDNAKRAKYEITINDNASLSKNAVSLVYKSGFAKNSSVAAR, from the coding sequence ATGAAAAAGATTGCAAAATTGAGTTTAGTAGCAGCGTTGCTTTTCACAGGAATAAGCACGTACGCAATTGATGGAAATGGAGAATTTAATCTTCATGTATTAAAAGCTAATGGAAAACTGATCACTTTCGCACTTAATAAAGTACAGAAAGCCAATTTAGCTATTTATGACAATGATGGAACTTTAATCTATTCTGAAAGCGCATCTGGTAAAGATGGAATTTTAAGAACTTTCAGTTTAGAAGAATTTCCAGAAGGGACTTATTTCTTAGAAGTGGAAGACAATGCAAAAAGAGCGAAATATGAAATTACGATTAATGATAATGCATCTTTATCAAAAAATGCAGTTTCATTAGTTTACAAATCAGGTTTTGCTAAAAATTCAAGTGTTGCAGCACGTTAA
- a CDS encoding T9SS type A sorting domain-containing protein: MKKIIRLSLVAALLFTGISTYAIDGAADFNLHVIRANGKTITFGLNQTQKANLAIYDKDGSLIYSEIASGKDGILRTFSLEEFPEGTYFLEVEDNMKKAKYEITITDDASVLSKNAVSSVYKAGFAKNTSVATR, from the coding sequence ATGAAAAAGATTATTAGATTGAGTTTAGTAGCAGCATTGCTTTTCACAGGAATAAGCACATATGCAATTGATGGAGCAGCAGATTTTAATCTGCACGTAATTAGAGCTAATGGCAAAACAATCACTTTTGGTCTTAACCAAACACAAAAAGCCAACTTAGCTATTTATGACAAAGATGGATCTCTAATTTATTCTGAAATAGCTTCAGGAAAAGATGGAATTTTAAGAACTTTCAGTCTTGAAGAGTTTCCAGAAGGAACTTATTTCTTAGAAGTTGAAGACAATATGAAAAAAGCAAAATACGAAATCACAATAACTGATGATGCTTCTGTTTTATCTAAAAACGCAGTTTCTTCAGTTTACAAAGCTGGTTTTGCTAAAAATACAAGCGTGGCAACACGATAA
- a CDS encoding T9SS type A sorting domain-containing protein: protein MKKIMKLSLVCAVLLTGMSTYAIDGNEALNLHVLKGNGKVIAFGINQLQKAVISIYDTNGNLIYTENASGKTGILRTFSLEEFPQGKYILEVADSFKKVKYDITVNNNSSVLSSKGTVSIN from the coding sequence ATGAAAAAGATTATGAAATTAAGTTTAGTGTGCGCAGTACTGCTAACAGGAATGAGCACTTATGCAATTGATGGAAATGAAGCGTTAAATCTTCACGTATTAAAAGGAAATGGCAAGGTAATTGCTTTTGGAATTAATCAATTACAAAAAGCAGTAATTAGTATATATGATACAAATGGTAATTTAATCTATACTGAGAATGCTTCTGGTAAAACAGGAATCTTAAGAACTTTCAGTTTAGAAGAATTTCCTCAAGGAAAATACATTTTAGAAGTTGCTGATAGCTTCAAAAAAGTAAAATACGATATTACTGTTAACAATAATAGTTCTGTTTTGTCTTCAAAAGGAACAGTTTCTATTAACTAA
- a CDS encoding AraC family transcriptional regulator, with the protein MKTIAPALEVITNSYGSSFTYTKHAEKTNSKAHLWHYHPEIELVYINGGAGKRQIGSHVSYYTNGSLLLIGANLPHCGFTNEQTGNTTETVIHIKPEFLGSDFFVAPEMKKVQNILKQAKGGIAFGGETKKRIGKKIEMMENEPPFQRLMTLLSVLDELESADEYTILNADGFSMELQTQDNDRMNVVFNFVKDHFQESISIDEVSSLVSMTTPSFCRYFKKISNKTFTEFVNEYRLVHASKLLAEQPMSINEVCYESGFNNFSHFSKSFKQYTGKSASQYRHEHKIIIS; encoded by the coding sequence ATGAAGACAATTGCCCCTGCTCTTGAAGTGATAACTAACTCATATGGAAGTTCTTTTACCTACACTAAACACGCCGAAAAGACCAATAGCAAAGCTCATTTATGGCACTATCATCCAGAAATTGAGTTGGTTTATATAAATGGTGGGGCTGGAAAAAGACAAATAGGAAGCCATGTTTCTTATTATACCAATGGTAGTTTGCTTTTAATAGGAGCTAATTTGCCGCATTGCGGTTTTACAAACGAACAGACAGGGAATACAACGGAAACCGTTATCCATATTAAGCCTGAATTTTTAGGAAGCGATTTTTTTGTCGCTCCCGAAATGAAAAAAGTGCAGAATATTTTGAAGCAGGCTAAAGGCGGAATTGCTTTTGGCGGAGAAACGAAAAAACGCATCGGAAAGAAAATCGAAATGATGGAAAATGAACCGCCGTTTCAGAGACTAATGACGCTTTTGAGTGTTTTAGACGAATTAGAATCGGCTGATGAATATACCATTTTAAACGCAGACGGATTTTCGATGGAACTTCAGACTCAAGATAATGACCGCATGAATGTGGTTTTCAATTTTGTGAAAGATCATTTTCAGGAATCTATTTCAATAGATGAGGTTTCAAGTCTGGTAAGTATGACAACTCCATCTTTCTGCCGTTATTTTAAGAAAATTTCAAACAAAACATTTACAGAGTTTGTAAACGAATATCGTTTAGTGCACGCATCTAAACTTTTGGCAGAACAGCCTATGAGTATTAATGAAGTTTGCTACGAAAGCGGTTTCAATAATTTCAGCCACTTTAGTAAATCGTTTAAACAATATACAGGTAAAAGCGCTTCGCAATACCGTCATGAACATAAGATTATAATTAGTTAG
- a CDS encoding alpha/beta hydrolase, protein MKKFKMLLSAFLLCLATMTYAAKVDTLQVASTAMGKTYKAAVVLPNSYTKSKTAFPVMYLLHGAYGHFSDWLKNTPNKKLVHNLADQYNMIIVMPEGETFSFYIDSPVNKESQFETFITQEVIQKVDKTYKTIANKSGRVITGLSMGGHGALYLSARHPELFCAAGSMSGAVDMSTMLNRDSSAQIVKLMQPVFGDKSGNTELYEQNSVLRMADKIKANKLPLIIDCGVDDFLIEPNRELHRRLVYNKVDHDYIERPGAHTWDYWENSLPYHALFFNKILAKNQGAAKK, encoded by the coding sequence ATGAAGAAATTTAAAATGCTATTGTCTGCATTTTTGCTGTGTCTTGCCACCATGACATACGCCGCAAAAGTAGACACACTTCAAGTTGCCAGTACCGCAATGGGTAAAACCTATAAAGCAGCGGTAGTTTTGCCAAATTCGTATACTAAAAGTAAAACCGCTTTTCCGGTTATGTACCTGCTGCATGGCGCGTACGGACATTTTAGCGACTGGCTAAAAAATACGCCAAACAAAAAACTGGTTCATAACCTGGCAGATCAGTATAACATGATTATCGTAATGCCAGAAGGCGAGACGTTTAGTTTTTATATTGATAGTCCTGTAAATAAAGAAAGCCAGTTTGAGACTTTTATAACTCAGGAAGTCATCCAGAAAGTAGACAAAACATATAAAACCATTGCCAATAAAAGCGGAAGAGTAATAACGGGACTTTCTATGGGTGGTCATGGTGCTTTGTATTTATCGGCCAGACATCCAGAATTGTTTTGTGCGGCAGGGAGTATGAGTGGTGCGGTAGATATGAGTACGATGCTTAATAGAGATTCGTCCGCTCAAATTGTAAAATTAATGCAGCCAGTTTTTGGAGACAAAAGCGGAAATACCGAATTGTACGAGCAAAATTCTGTTTTAAGAATGGCAGATAAAATAAAAGCAAACAAATTGCCGCTAATAATAGACTGCGGTGTTGATGATTTTTTGATTGAACCTAATAGAGAATTGCACAGAAGATTGGTTTACAATAAAGTTGACCACGATTATATAGAACGTCCAGGAGCTCATACTTGGGATTATTGGGAAAACTCGCTTCCGTACCACGCATTATTTTTTAATAAAATACTAGCTAAAAATCAGGGTGCTGCGAAAAAATAG
- a CDS encoding T9SS type A sorting domain-containing protein — MLSTLVFSQKVTLTPTAVNNTNVNAGPINLASVPNSTISLNIKVEIPSNVAVNDQGTITVYYSNLNIANANVAAGGNGGNLYFGGGKTATRSMVINLYWTDFLTSGGFIFAEYKTTAGTAYRSSNLAVIKNATMTTGTTLNPPADAPNPTKINNTLCCNQTVRLGDKPQLITGSQFLNPYEKEPYGINTKWETKGNSSLNTKADFANKTLDIDYITSPENFTVTRSLGYVYRNEYPNKSNTITVTVVQSPILTNNISSTDGSVPNQEGYYELSSLKTLNINGPVSKVNLNILSDPNHTNQRGDDIKDVDSYKWEYKDIKYNSNPWITIPNANSESIDFSDPSQLSNFEDTYYTVRRIAIYKNISRVSNEFKIIVRRLRFNNTICCDQVLKINSESDFEKPSIINGTTPIIDNSGINGTNFTIKSTTFQWQVQSIDRSSSTWINIPGATSKDYLPNQVLQVINTGRQGAQYKFQNDYNYRRIVKANYEIYDKSWISGTLISYSNETNLKSISSENTIPSIVVYPNPATSIIYIENSRGDIFIKIASKSITIANTNGIIVNSNNYSIISPTKISMDISTLPPGVYFININTGDRRSTQVTFLKN; from the coding sequence ATGCTAAGCACATTAGTATTTTCTCAAAAAGTCACTTTAACGCCTACAGCGGTAAATAATACTAACGTAAATGCTGGGCCAATTAATCTAGCCTCTGTCCCAAATTCAACTATTTCATTAAATATTAAAGTTGAAATCCCAAGTAATGTCGCTGTCAATGATCAAGGAACAATAACTGTTTACTACTCCAATTTAAACATTGCAAATGCCAATGTTGCAGCTGGCGGAAATGGTGGTAATTTGTATTTTGGTGGTGGAAAAACTGCAACTCGAAGCATGGTAATAAATTTATACTGGACTGATTTTCTAACGTCTGGTGGGTTTATATTTGCCGAATACAAAACAACTGCTGGAACAGCTTATAGAAGTTCGAATTTAGCTGTAATTAAAAATGCAACAATGACAACAGGAACCACTCTAAACCCTCCTGCTGACGCACCAAATCCAACAAAGATAAACAATACATTATGCTGTAATCAAACTGTTAGATTAGGAGACAAGCCACAACTCATAACTGGTTCTCAATTTTTAAATCCTTACGAAAAAGAACCTTATGGCATTAATACTAAATGGGAAACAAAAGGCAACAGCAGCTTAAACACAAAGGCAGATTTTGCTAACAAAACCCTAGACATAGATTATATAACATCTCCTGAAAACTTTACAGTAACAAGAAGTTTAGGATATGTTTATAGAAATGAGTATCCTAACAAAAGCAACACCATCACTGTTACTGTAGTTCAATCTCCAATATTAACCAACAATATTTCCTCAACTGATGGTTCTGTTCCTAACCAAGAAGGGTATTACGAGTTATCTAGCCTCAAAACTCTAAATATAAACGGTCCCGTTTCTAAAGTAAATTTGAATATTTTAAGCGATCCAAATCATACAAATCAAAGAGGTGATGACATTAAAGATGTAGATAGCTATAAATGGGAATATAAAGACATCAAATACAATAGCAATCCATGGATTACTATTCCTAATGCAAATAGCGAATCAATTGATTTTTCAGATCCATCGCAACTTTCAAATTTTGAAGATACATATTACACAGTAAGAAGAATAGCAATTTATAAAAACATTTCAAGAGTAAGTAATGAATTTAAAATTATCGTTAGAAGGTTGCGTTTTAATAATACTATTTGCTGTGATCAAGTTTTAAAGATTAATTCTGAATCGGATTTTGAAAAACCATCAATAATTAATGGCACAACACCAATTATTGATAACTCTGGCATAAATGGGACAAACTTTACCATTAAATCAACAACATTTCAATGGCAAGTACAGAGCATAGACAGATCTTCTTCGACATGGATTAATATACCTGGAGCAACATCAAAAGATTACCTTCCCAATCAAGTTCTTCAAGTAATAAATACAGGACGACAAGGAGCCCAATACAAATTTCAAAATGATTACAATTATCGAAGAATTGTAAAAGCTAATTATGAAATTTATGACAAAAGTTGGATTTCAGGAACATTGATAAGTTATAGTAATGAAACAAATTTAAAATCTATTAGTTCTGAAAACACAATTCCATCGATTGTTGTTTACCCAAATCCAGCCACTTCTATTATTTATATTGAAAATAGCAGAGGCGACATTTTTATCAAAATAGCTTCAAAATCAATAACCATAGCCAATACTAATGGAATAATTGTCAATTCTAATAATTATTCAATAATAAGTCCAACCAAAATAAGTATGGACATTTCCACCTTACCGCCGGGAGTTTATTTTATAAATATCAATACTGGAGATCGCAGAAGCACTCAAGTAACATTTTTAAAAAACTAA
- a CDS encoding TerC family protein, protein MIVWSLFLLAVVFILALDLGVFNKTPHIISTKEASKWTLVWVTLSFLFSGVIYWLYTTDYIANPDNLKPAVASMKFITGYLIELSLSVDNIFVIAIIFASFKIPQKYQHRVLFWGILGAIVFRGLMIFFGVMLINKFAWTTYVFGVFLIFTAIKMLFSGEEEDFHPKDSFIYKALGKVMPITSETDGERFFISTKTAKKAATPLFVALIVIEVMDVLFAVDSVPAILAITKDPFLVFSSNIFAILGLRSMYFFLANMLAKFSYLEYSLVAILAFVGLKMLLHDFFHVPEWASLGFIALSLLVGILVSLKFGPEKVLNDSSSEE, encoded by the coding sequence ATGATAGTCTGGTCACTCTTTTTACTTGCTGTAGTTTTTATTCTTGCTTTAGACTTAGGTGTCTTCAACAAAACGCCACATATTATTAGTACAAAAGAAGCCAGCAAATGGACTTTGGTTTGGGTTACTTTATCTTTTCTTTTTTCAGGAGTAATTTATTGGTTATACACCACAGATTATATTGCAAATCCAGACAACTTAAAACCGGCTGTCGCTTCCATGAAGTTTATAACAGGGTATCTGATCGAGCTCTCGCTTAGTGTCGACAACATTTTTGTTATTGCCATTATTTTTGCTTCATTCAAAATTCCGCAAAAATACCAACACCGTGTTTTGTTCTGGGGAATCTTGGGCGCTATAGTTTTCCGCGGATTGATGATTTTCTTCGGAGTAATGCTGATTAATAAATTTGCTTGGACAACTTATGTTTTTGGAGTTTTCTTGATATTTACTGCTATAAAAATGCTTTTTTCTGGCGAAGAAGAAGATTTTCACCCAAAAGATTCTTTTATCTATAAAGCTTTGGGTAAAGTTATGCCTATAACATCTGAAACGGACGGAGAGCGATTTTTCATTTCAACCAAAACAGCAAAAAAAGCCGCTACTCCATTATTTGTAGCTCTAATTGTTATTGAGGTAATGGATGTTTTATTTGCTGTAGATAGCGTTCCTGCAATTCTTGCGATTACCAAAGATCCGTTTTTGGTATTTAGTTCGAATATATTTGCTATTTTAGGATTGCGTTCTATGTATTTCTTCTTAGCAAATATGCTGGCAAAATTCAGTTATTTAGAATACAGCTTGGTAGCAATATTAGCTTTCGTTGGATTAAAAATGCTTTTGCACGATTTCTTCCACGTTCCAGAATGGGCTTCTTTAGGATTTATTGCTTTATCTCTTCTAGTAGGAATTTTGGTTTCTCTTAAGTTCGGCCCAGAAAAAGTTTTAAATGATTCGTCAAGCGAAGAATAA
- a CDS encoding glutamine synthetase beta-grasp domain-containing protein, giving the protein MAKIKLEYIWLDGYEPTQNLRSKTKVEEHENFKGTLEELGNWSFDGSSTRQAEGGSSDCLLVPVAIYPDPTRINGWLVMCEVMYADGTPHPSNGRATIDDDNDDFWFGFEQEYFIMDTKTQLPLGFPVGGYPAPQGMYYCSVGGKNTHGRKLVEEHADLCIAAGINFEGINQEVACGQWEFQLFAKGAKKAGDEIWVARYLLDRLTEKYGYYIEYHPKPLGDTDWNGSGMHANFSNTVLRTCGSQETYEKICEAFRPVTKEHIAVYGAYNDQRLTGKHETASINDFSYGVSDRGCSIRIPLMTVQKGWKGWLEDRRPASNGDPYKIAARIIKTVNSAL; this is encoded by the coding sequence ATGGCTAAAATTAAGTTAGAGTACATTTGGTTAGACGGATATGAACCAACTCAAAATCTTAGAAGTAAAACTAAAGTTGAAGAGCACGAAAACTTCAAAGGGACATTAGAAGAACTTGGAAATTGGTCATTTGATGGTTCATCAACAAGACAAGCTGAAGGTGGATCTTCTGACTGTTTATTAGTTCCTGTTGCAATCTATCCAGATCCAACTCGTATCAACGGATGGTTAGTAATGTGCGAAGTTATGTATGCTGACGGAACACCACACCCTTCTAACGGTAGAGCTACAATTGATGATGATAATGATGATTTTTGGTTTGGATTCGAACAAGAGTATTTCATCATGGATACTAAAACTCAACTTCCACTTGGTTTCCCAGTTGGAGGATACCCTGCTCCACAAGGGATGTACTACTGTTCTGTAGGTGGAAAAAACACACACGGTAGAAAATTAGTTGAAGAGCACGCTGACTTATGTATTGCTGCAGGTATCAACTTTGAAGGAATCAACCAAGAGGTTGCTTGCGGACAATGGGAATTCCAATTATTCGCTAAAGGAGCTAAAAAAGCTGGAGACGAAATCTGGGTTGCTCGTTACCTATTAGACCGTTTGACTGAGAAATATGGTTACTATATCGAATATCACCCAAAACCTCTAGGAGACACAGACTGGAATGGTTCTGGAATGCACGCGAACTTCTCTAACACAGTTCTTAGAACGTGCGGTTCTCAAGAAACTTACGAGAAAATCTGCGAGGCTTTCCGCCCTGTTACAAAAGAGCACATCGCGGTTTACGGAGCTTACAACGATCAGCGTTTAACTGGTAAACACGAAACTGCTTCTATCAACGATTTCTCTTACGGAGTATCAGACAGAGGATGTTCTATCAGAATCCCTTTAATGACTGTTCAAAAAGGATGGAAAGGTTGGTTAGAAGACAGAAGACCAGCTTCAAACGGAGACCCTTACAAAATTGCTGCTAGAATTATCAAAACTGTTAACTCAGCGCTATAA